In Xanthomonas theicola, a single genomic region encodes these proteins:
- a CDS encoding CsbD family protein, producing the protein MDKNRTEGAKNQVKGAVKEAVGKVTGDKVKQAEGKLQKGAGKVQSEVGKARDNARS; encoded by the coding sequence ATGGATAAGAATCGCACTGAAGGCGCCAAGAATCAGGTCAAGGGCGCCGTCAAGGAAGCCGTCGGCAAAGTCACCGGCGACAAGGTGAAGCAAGCCGAAGGCAAATTACAGAAGGGCGCCGGCAAGGTACAGAGCGAAGTCGGCAAGGCGCGGGACAACGCCCGCAG